In the Cryptococcus neoformans var. neoformans JEC21 chromosome 1, complete sequence genome, one interval contains:
- a CDS encoding expressed protein: MASICTACSRLLPRPAIPSSSRLPASLARLPPPRHFSTLLTPYFQRRVPRSDPKPCRLATTSAYNSSRSGLPDLPPIPSRPNIKVSAPSLAAIKEEGFYDDDVKLLPPEEAFLNITPEAVQQLTRITSREPLEVLSQGKLALRVGVESGGCHGYQYIMDLTEERGVDDYVLQPEGVACIPVVIDLTSFGLLKGATLHHATELIGSSFRLQDNPQAKEGGACGCGVSWEAK, translated from the exons ATGGCCTCCATCTGCACTGCTTGCTCTCGCCTCCTTCCCCGCCCAGCCATCCCGTCATCTTCTCGTCTTCCAGCCTCTCTTGCacgtcttcctccacctcgccATTTCTCTACTCTTCTCACTCCCTATTTTCAACGTAGAGTACCTCGCTCCGACCCGAAACCTTGCCGTTTAGCTACTACATCAGCTTACAATTCTTCTCGTTCTGGTTTACCAGATTTGCCACCTATCCCTTCAAGGCCTAATATCAAAGTCTCTGCGCCGTCATTAGCAGCGATCAAAGAGGAGGGATTTTATGACGACGATGTCAAGCTGTTGCCACCAGAAGAGGCGTTTTTGAACATCACTCCAGAAGCTGTTCAA CAATTGACCAGGATCACTTCACGTGAACCTTTAGAGGTCCTGAGTCAAGGTAAGCTTGCGTTGAGAGTGGGGGTAGAAAGTGGTGGGTGTCATGGGTATCAATATATTATGGACTTGACAGAAGAGAGAGGTGTCGATGACTA CGTCTTACAACCAGAGGGTGTGGCATGTATACCAGTTGTCATCGATCTCACATCGTTCGGTCTTCTCAAAG GTGCTACACTTCACCACGCCACCGAGCTCATTGGATCTTCCTTTAGACTACAAGACAACCCGCAAGCTAAAGAGGGTGGCGCTTGCGGTTGTGGTGTAAGTTGGGAGGCCAAGTAG